In a single window of the Anguilla rostrata isolate EN2019 chromosome 6, ASM1855537v3, whole genome shotgun sequence genome:
- the LOC135256685 gene encoding carbohydrate sulfotransferase 2-like translates to MKSKQYQLKLTPPWEKDAGFGRKLKTYRSHTKIIAHPGIVMKVLRKKRIVLLIAYFLLLVLTMLNLANYKWTKEPQQCNHQMRSTTYQGRSDIRFLYRPSLAKKRQLVYVLTTWRSGSSFFGELFNQNPDVFFLYEPMWHIWQKLYPGDAVSLQGAARDMLSSLYRCDLSVFQLYNTPGGKNVSSLGVFGATLNKVICSYPLCSAYRKDIVGLVDDKVCKKCPPQSLRLLEDECLKYNTVVIKGVRILDINVLAPLMEDPSLDLKVIHLVRDPRAVANSRIKSRHGLIRENLQVVRSRDPKIRRLPFVDPNHKVNKKDGSDYHSIGAMEVICDRTSRTLRTALNPPNWLKGKYMTVRYEDLVDNPIKTVRNIYRFVNLSANHDIELFALNMTSGTTSSSKPFLVSSRNATQAANAWRTVLSFQQIKQVEDYCHQAMSLLGYERVRTAGDAKDLSKSLLSVPKL, encoded by the coding sequence atgaaaagcaaacagtATCAACTGAAGTTAACACCACCCTGGGAGAAGGATGCTGGCTTTGGGAGAAAACTCAAAACGTATAGAagtcacacaaaaataataGCGCATCCAGGGATCGTAATGAAAGTGCTGCGCAAGAAGAGGATTGTTTTGTTAATTGCCTACTTTTTGCTACTGGTTTTAACCATGTTGAACCTGGCTAATTACAAATGGACAAAAGAGCCACAGCAGTGCAATCACCAGATGAGAAGCACTACCTATCAGGGTAGATCGGATATTCGCTTCCTTTATAGACCCTCTCTGGCTAAGAAAAGGCAGCTCGTGTATGTTTTGACAACTTGGCGGTCCGGATCCTCCTTTTTCGGCGAGCTTTTTAACCAAAATCCGGACGTATTCTTTTTGTACGAGCCAATGTGGCACATCTGGCAGAAATTGTACCCCGGGGATGCGGTGTCGCTGCAAGGGGCAGCCAGAGACATGCTAAGCTCATTGTATCGATGTGATCTCTCTGTTTTCCAGCTGTACAATACACCGGGGGGCAAAAATGTGAGCTCTCTCGGGGTATTTGGTGCCACCCTTAACAAGGTAATATGCTCGTATCCTCTCTGCTCGGCATACAGGAAAGATATTGTGGGCTTGGTGGACGATAAGGTGTGTAAAAAATGCCCACCTCAAAGTCTGCGGCTCCTGGAGGACGAATGCCTCAAGTATAACACTGTGGTTATTAAAGGGGTGCGCATTTTGGACATTAACGTTCTTGCCCCGCTGATGGAGGATCCTTCTTTAGACCTGAAAGTGATTCACCTCGTCAGAGACCCGAGGGCCGTGGCGAATTCCAGGATCAAGTCGAGACACGGGTTGATACGCGAGAATTTGCAAGTGGTTCGGAGCAGGGACCCCAAAATTCGTCGACTACCTTTCGTCGACCCGAATCATAAGGTTAACAAGAAGGACGGGTCTGACTATCACTCAATCGGAGCTATGGAAGTGATATGCGACCGGACATCCAGAACGTTGAGAACAGCCTTAAATCCACCCAACTGGCTCAAGGGAAAGTACATGACAGTTCGTTACGAGGATTTGGTGGACAACCCAATCAAGACGGTACGGAACATTTATCGCTTTGTTAATTTGTCTGCTAACCACGACATCGAATTGTTTGCCCTGAACATGACCAGCGGGACGACTTCATCCTCCAAACCGTTCCTCGTGTCGTCCCGGAATGCCACCCAAGCGGCCAACGCGTGGAGAACTGTACTAAgttttcaacaaataaaacaagtcGAAGACTATTGTCACCAAGCGATGTCTTTGCTCGGATACGAACGTGTAAGAACAGCCGGGGATGCAAAAGACTTGAGTAAATCGTTGCTGTCAGTCCCTAAACTGTAA